One Vanacampus margaritifer isolate UIUO_Vmar chromosome 20, RoL_Vmar_1.0, whole genome shotgun sequence DNA window includes the following coding sequences:
- the LOC144040122 gene encoding tyrosine-protein kinase Yes has protein sequence MGCVKSKEDKGPAIKYGPENPSLSDPNAAAVATPHVGHYGPDPTQLQPSLAPSASSCYGAANFNSAFTPFGGSSTGMTPFGGASSFTGPVSNSFSGSVPSGVTFFVALYDYEARTSDDLSFKKGDRFQIINNTEGDWWEARSITSGKKGYIPSNYVAPADSIQAEEWYFGKMGRKDAERLLLNPGNHRGTFLARESETTKGAFSLSIRDWDETRGDNVKHYKIRKLDSGGYYITTRAQFDTLQKLVKHYTEHADGLCHKLTTVCPTVKPQTQGLAKDAWEIPRDSLRLELKLGQGCFGEVWMGTWNGTTKVAIKTLKPGTMSPEAFLQEAQIMKKLRHDKLVPLYAVVSEEPIYIVTEYMAKGSLLDFLKEGDGKFLKLPLLVDMAAQIADGMAFIERMNYIHRDLRAANILVGDNLVCKIADFGLARLIEDNEYTARQGAKFPIKWTAPEAALYGRFTIKSDVWSFGILITELVTKGRVPYPGMVNREVLEQVERGYRMPCPQGCPESLHEMMKLCWKKEADERPTFEYIQSFLEDYFTATEPQYQPGENL, from the exons ATGGGCTGCGTCAAGAGCAAAGAGGACAAAGGCCCCGCCATCAAGTACGGCCCGGAGAACCCTTCGCTGTCCGACCCCAATGCCGCGGCGGTGGCAACACCCCACGTGGGCCACTACGGGCCTGATCCAACCCAGCTCCAGCCCAGTCTAGCaccctccgcctcctcctgctACGGTGCAGCCAACTTCAACTCTGCCTTCACACCCTTCGGGGGATCCTCAACCGGGATGACCCCTTTCGGAGGGGCGTCCTCCTTCACCGGACCCGTGTCCAACTCTTTCTCTGGCTCCGTCCCAA GCGGCGTGACCTTCTTCGTGGCGCTGTATGACTACGAAGCCAGAACGTCGGATGACCTGTCGTTCAAGAAAGGCGATCGCTTCCAGATCATCAACAATAC GGAAGGAGATTGGTGGGAAGCTCGCTCCATCACCAGTGGGAAGAAAGGTTACATCCCCAGCAACTACGTGGCCCCTGCAGACTCCATACAGGCCGAAGA GTGGTACTTTGGCAAAATGGGCCGCAAGGACGCGGAGAGATTGCTGCTTAATCCAGGAAATCATCGAGGGACGTTCCTGGCGCGAGAAAGTGAAACCACCAAAG gtgctttttctctctccatccGTGACTGGGACGAAACCAGAGGTGACAATGTGAAGCACTACAAGATCCGCAAGTTGGACAGCGGCGGGTACTACATCACCACGCGAGCGCAGTTTGACACCTTGCAGAAACTAGTCAAACACTACACAG AGCATGCCGACGGCCTCTGCCACAAGCTCACCACCGTTTGCCCCACGGTCAAACCTCAGACGCAAGGTCTCGCTAAGGACGCTTGGGAGATCCCCCGAGACTCCCTCAGACTGGAGCTCAAACTTGGCCAAGGCTGCTTTGGAGAGGTCTGGATGG GCACGTGGAACGGCACCACCAAAGTGGCCATCAAGACGTTGAAGCCGGGCACCATGTCGCCCGAGGCCTTCCTGCAGGAGGCTCAGATCATGAAGAAGCTACGACACGACAAACTGGTGCCGCTTTATGCCGTCGTGTCTGAGGAGCCCATCTACATAGTCACCGAGTACATGGCcaaag gCAGCTTGCTGGATTTCCTCAAAGAAGGCGATGGAAAGTTCCTAAAGCTTCCCTTGTTGGTGGACATGGCCGCACAG ATCGCTGATGGCATGGCGTTCATTGAGAGGATGAACTACATCCACCGGGACCTGCGCGCCGCCAACATCCTGGTGGGCGACAACCTGGTATGCAAGATTGCAGACTTTGGCCTGGCCAGGTTGATCGAGGACAACGAGTACACGGCGAGGCAAG GGGCCAAATTCCCCATCAAGTGGACGGCACCGGAGGCGGCGCTGTACGGACGCTTCACCATCAAGTCGGACGTGTGGTCCTTCGGCATCTTGATCACCGAGCTTGTCACCAAAGGCAGAGTGCCCTACCCGG GAATGGTGAACCGCGAAGTTTTGGAGCAGGTGGAGCGCGGCTACCGAATGCCGTGCCCGCAAGGCTGCCCCGAGTCGCTGCACGAGATGATGAAGCTGTGCTGGAAGAAGGAGGCCGACGAGCGGCCCACCTTCGAGTACATCCAGTCTTTCCTGGAGGACTACTTCACTGCCACGGAGCCACAGTACCAGCCTGGCGAGAACCTATAG